The following coding sequences are from one Frigoribacterium sp. Leaf415 window:
- a CDS encoding C40 family peptidase produces the protein MTLPGSDLTPDVRPNRTVATRTPADLPTRSSLRRAQAAAAPATRTGRPSVKRSVVSVTVMTLTAGLIGTMALPAFASNPAAANDPSVGAASTSVSTGHAQSVAVADDIALADATRDGYTATSQADLNAAALATQREAERAALAASYASYTGPTAAENVAASASGTVATPGAFSLSAVYNTALQYVGTPYVFGGATPAGFDCSGFVMYVYSQYGISLPHSVTRQGAMGTPISAAEAQPGDVIIFDDGSHDGFYAGNGMILDAPKPGGSVSVRPLWTSAVHYVRYGA, from the coding sequence TTGACCCTCCCCGGCTCAGACCTCACCCCCGACGTGCGCCCGAACCGCACCGTCGCCACCCGCACACCGGCCGACCTGCCGACCCGCTCGTCGTTGCGCCGTGCCCAGGCCGCCGCCGCGCCCGCGACCCGCACGGGCAGGCCCTCGGTCAAGCGCAGCGTCGTCTCGGTGACCGTGATGACCCTGACCGCCGGCCTGATCGGCACGATGGCCCTGCCGGCCTTCGCGTCGAACCCCGCCGCCGCGAACGACCCGAGCGTCGGCGCGGCGTCGACGAGCGTCTCGACCGGCCACGCCCAGAGCGTCGCGGTCGCGGACGACATCGCCCTGGCCGACGCCACCCGTGACGGTTACACGGCGACGTCGCAGGCCGACCTCAACGCGGCGGCCCTGGCCACCCAGCGCGAGGCCGAGCGTGCCGCCCTGGCCGCGAGCTACGCCAGCTACACCGGACCGACGGCTGCCGAGAACGTGGCCGCCTCGGCGAGCGGCACCGTGGCGACGCCCGGCGCGTTCAGCCTCAGTGCGGTCTACAACACCGCCCTGCAGTACGTGGGCACGCCCTACGTCTTCGGCGGAGCGACCCCGGCCGGCTTCGACTGCTCGGGCTTCGTCATGTACGTCTACTCGCAGTACGGCATCTCACTGCCGCACTCGGTCACGCGTCAGGGGGCGATGGGCACGCCGATTTCGGCGGCCGAGGCGCAGCCCGGAGACGTCATCATCTTCGACGACGGGTCGCACGACGGGTTCTACGCCGGCAACGGCATGATCCTGGACGCGCCCAAGCCCGGTGGGTCGGTCAGCGTGCGACCGCTGTGGACCTCCGCGGTGCACTACGTGCGCTACGGGGCGTAG
- a CDS encoding carbohydrate ABC transporter permease, translating to MSRTAAMVIMGAFTLYFLVPIFWLLVSSTKTLDNFNSSAALWFSPTSAQDFVGNVGRLFTYNDGIFPRWMLNSIVYATVAGALGTILSAMCGYALAKYRFWGREALFNIFLGGVLVPATALALPLFLIFSKVELTDTFWAVFLPSIVSPFGVYLSRIYAASSVPDEIVEAARIDGSSELRTFFTVAIRLMSPALVTVFLFQFVAIWNNFFLPLVMLRSQELFPVTLGLYTWNSNVSQYPELRTLVLVGALVSIVPLLVAFLSLQRFWRSGLGSGGLK from the coding sequence ATGTCGCGAACGGCCGCCATGGTCATCATGGGCGCCTTCACGCTGTACTTCCTCGTGCCGATCTTCTGGCTGCTGGTGTCGTCGACCAAGACGCTCGACAACTTCAACTCGAGCGCCGCCCTCTGGTTCTCGCCGACGTCGGCGCAGGACTTCGTCGGCAACGTCGGCCGACTGTTCACGTACAACGACGGCATCTTCCCGCGGTGGATGCTCAACAGCATCGTCTACGCGACGGTCGCCGGCGCGCTCGGCACGATCCTGTCGGCGATGTGCGGCTACGCCCTGGCCAAGTACCGATTCTGGGGTCGCGAGGCGCTGTTCAACATCTTCTTGGGTGGCGTGCTCGTGCCGGCGACGGCCCTGGCGCTGCCGCTGTTCCTGATCTTCAGCAAGGTCGAACTGACCGACACCTTCTGGGCGGTGTTCCTGCCCAGCATCGTGAGCCCGTTCGGCGTGTACCTCAGCCGCATCTACGCGGCGTCGAGCGTCCCCGACGAGATCGTCGAGGCCGCGCGCATCGACGGCTCGAGCGAACTGCGCACGTTCTTCACCGTGGCGATCCGGCTGATGTCGCCCGCTCTCGTGACGGTGTTCCTGTTCCAGTTCGTGGCGATCTGGAACAACTTCTTCCTGCCGCTCGTGATGCTGCGGTCCCAGGAGCTCTTCCCGGTGACCCTCGGCCTCTACACCTGGAACTCCAACGTCAGTCAGTACCCCGAGCTGCGCACCCTGGTGCTCGTCGGCGCACTGGTGTCGATCGTCCCCCTGCTCGTCGCCTTCCTCAGCCTGCAGCGCTTCTGGCGCAGCGGCCTCGGGTCCGGCGGCCTCAAGTAA
- a CDS encoding MarR family winged helix-turn-helix transcriptional regulator produces MSQVGSAIDLETSVGYLLKEASSALRAAMEAELRPLGMTITHYSCLELLAQRPGLSNSELARGAFVTRQSMNVLLQSLERDGFVRRADRAPSGRALPTELTAAGRRQLAVASAAVRGVEDRMTAGLTPAARRQVAEALRGFATALR; encoded by the coding sequence ATGAGTCAAGTCGGATCGGCGATCGACCTCGAGACCTCGGTGGGCTACCTGCTGAAAGAGGCGTCGAGTGCCCTGCGCGCCGCCATGGAGGCCGAGCTGCGTCCGCTCGGCATGACCATCACGCACTATTCGTGCCTCGAGCTGCTGGCCCAGCGGCCCGGGCTGTCGAACTCCGAACTCGCTCGTGGCGCCTTCGTCACGCGGCAGTCGATGAACGTGCTGCTGCAGTCGCTCGAGCGTGACGGATTCGTACGGCGAGCCGACCGGGCGCCGTCGGGGCGGGCGTTGCCGACCGAGTTGACCGCGGCCGGGAGGCGTCAGCTCGCTGTCGCGAGCGCCGCCGTGCGCGGGGTCGAGGACAGGATGACGGCCGGGCTCACACCGGCCGCGCGTCGACAGGTGGCCGAGGCCCTGCGGGGGTTCGCGACCGCACTCCGCTGA
- a CDS encoding metal-dependent transcriptional regulator, with translation MTDLVDTTEMYLRTILDLEEENIVPLRARISERLGHSGPTVSQTIARMERDGLVVVSGDRHLELTHDGRAKATHVMRKHRLAERLLADVIGLDWAYVHDEACRWEHVMSEQVERRLLDMLDHPTESPYGNPIPGLDELGDSPAGRFLDGVVNLVAVLAEHPEGVTRPIRRLAEPVQFEPELLQQLQGAGVLPGGIATLRSAGSYVFVKVEGHDEGLELPTEVAQHIYVGL, from the coding sequence TTGACCGATCTCGTCGACACCACAGAGATGTACCTGCGCACGATCCTCGACCTCGAAGAAGAGAACATCGTGCCGCTTCGTGCGCGCATCTCCGAGCGTCTCGGCCACTCCGGTCCGACCGTGTCGCAGACCATCGCCCGCATGGAACGCGACGGTCTCGTCGTCGTGTCCGGCGACCGTCACCTCGAGCTCACGCACGACGGGCGCGCCAAGGCGACCCACGTCATGCGCAAGCACCGCCTCGCCGAGCGCCTGCTCGCCGACGTCATCGGCCTCGACTGGGCCTACGTCCACGACGAGGCCTGCCGGTGGGAGCACGTCATGAGCGAGCAGGTCGAACGACGCCTGCTCGACATGCTCGACCACCCGACCGAGTCGCCCTACGGCAACCCGATCCCCGGGCTCGACGAGCTCGGCGACTCTCCTGCCGGGCGCTTCCTCGACGGCGTGGTCAACCTCGTGGCCGTGCTCGCCGAGCACCCCGAAGGCGTCACGCGTCCGATCCGTCGCCTGGCCGAGCCCGTCCAGTTCGAACCCGAGCTGCTGCAGCAGCTGCAGGGCGCGGGCGTGCTGCCCGGCGGCATCGCAACGCTCCGCTCGGCGGGGTCGTACGTGTTCGTCAAGGTCGAAGGCCACGACGAGGGGCTCGAACTGCCGACCGAGGTCGCACAGCACATCTACGTGGGGCTCTGA
- a CDS encoding response regulator, translated as MIRVVIVDDHPVLRAGVAAVLASYEDIDVVGTTGSPASVARLVQDVAPDVVLLDLGLGQRDGGELIPDLVGSTRVLVFTASGTDLAITRALAAGATGYLLKDASSDELAAAVRSVAAGTAVFSHAVAGRMLDRVQRPDETLTPREGEVLELLGAGLTNRAIAERLYLSESTVKTHLVRVFAKLGVDGRAAAVAEATRRGVIELT; from the coding sequence GTGATCCGCGTCGTGATCGTCGACGACCACCCGGTCCTACGGGCCGGAGTCGCGGCGGTCCTCGCGTCGTACGAGGACATCGACGTCGTCGGCACCACCGGTAGCCCCGCCTCGGTCGCGCGGCTCGTCCAGGACGTCGCTCCCGACGTCGTGTTGCTCGACCTGGGTCTCGGTCAGCGCGACGGCGGGGAACTCATTCCCGACCTCGTCGGTTCCACGCGGGTCCTGGTCTTCACGGCCTCGGGCACCGACCTGGCGATCACGCGGGCACTGGCGGCCGGTGCCACGGGATACCTGCTCAAGGACGCGTCGTCGGACGAGCTCGCGGCGGCCGTGCGGTCGGTCGCCGCCGGGACGGCGGTGTTCTCCCACGCCGTCGCCGGTCGGATGCTCGACCGGGTGCAGCGGCCCGACGAGACGCTGACGCCGCGCGAGGGGGAGGTGCTCGAACTCCTCGGCGCCGGGCTGACGAACCGAGCCATCGCCGAACGGCTCTACCTCAGCGAGTCGACGGTCAAGACCCACCTGGTCCGCGTCTTCGCCAAGCTCGGCGTGGACGGCCGCGCCGCGGCGGTCGCGGAAGCGACCCGCCGCGGCGTCATCGAGCTCACGTGA
- a CDS encoding carbohydrate ABC transporter permease, which yields MTQTAAEPAVVAPPSPRSTRPRKPFRYRKAIAIFIVPFAALFAAFYLTPILYAVFQSLQKVEREGTFGAPTQVFGGLSQYALVFQNTEFWSSIGRVLLFGIVQVPVMLLLALLFALLLDSPLLRGKRFFRLAFFAPYAVPGVIAAIMWGYLYSPSLSPFSAVTSRAGLLDGGTVLWAVANVVTWVFVGYNMLIIYSSLLAIPTEIYEAARLDGASQWRIAVAIKIPLVVPAIVLTAVFSVIGTLQLLTEPLVFRQFTSTISSTFTPNMLVYSTSSVPNFNLAAAFSVVLAVATFILSIGFLRLTQRKADQ from the coding sequence GTGACCCAGACTGCTGCCGAGCCCGCCGTCGTCGCCCCGCCGTCCCCGCGATCGACGAGACCGCGAAAGCCGTTCCGGTACCGCAAGGCGATCGCGATCTTCATCGTCCCCTTCGCGGCGCTCTTCGCGGCGTTCTACCTGACGCCGATCCTCTACGCCGTCTTCCAGTCGCTGCAGAAGGTCGAACGCGAGGGCACCTTCGGCGCCCCGACCCAGGTCTTCGGCGGCCTCTCGCAGTACGCGTTGGTCTTCCAGAACACCGAGTTCTGGTCGTCCATCGGCCGAGTGCTGCTCTTCGGCATCGTCCAGGTCCCGGTGATGCTGCTGCTCGCCCTGCTCTTCGCACTGCTGCTCGACTCGCCCCTGCTGCGCGGCAAGCGTTTCTTCCGCCTCGCGTTCTTCGCGCCCTACGCCGTGCCGGGCGTCATCGCCGCAATCATGTGGGGCTACCTCTACTCGCCGAGTCTCTCGCCGTTCTCGGCCGTCACGTCGCGGGCCGGCCTCCTCGACGGCGGCACGGTGCTCTGGGCCGTGGCCAACGTCGTCACCTGGGTGTTCGTCGGCTACAACATGCTGATCATCTACTCGTCGCTCCTCGCGATCCCCACCGAGATCTACGAGGCGGCCCGCCTCGACGGGGCCTCGCAGTGGCGCATCGCCGTGGCGATCAAGATCCCGCTGGTCGTTCCGGCGATCGTGCTGACCGCCGTCTTCTCGGTCATCGGCACCCTGCAGCTGCTGACCGAACCCCTGGTCTTCCGCCAGTTCACGTCGACCATCTCGTCGACCTTCACGCCGAACATGCTCGTCTACTCGACCTCCTCGGTGCCCAACTTCAACCTCGCGGCGGCGTTCAGCGTCGTCCTCGCGGTCGCCACGTTCATCCTCTCGATCGGGTTCCTCCGGTTGACCCAGCGGAAGGCCGACCAGTGA
- a CDS encoding HNH endonuclease, which translates to MRTLVLNAGYEPLAVVSDRRALVLVMSRKATVVAADAEHPVLGAVMSWDRPSVIVLTRYVRIPHTRQIPVSRRGVMRRDSHRCAYCGRSATTIDHVQPRSRGGADSWENLVACCLKCNNLKSDRTPHEMGWELLFTPKPPHGVGWVVRGMERTQADWDEYLAAA; encoded by the coding sequence ATGCGCACTCTCGTCCTGAACGCCGGTTACGAGCCCCTCGCCGTGGTGTCCGACCGGCGGGCCCTCGTCCTCGTCATGAGCCGGAAGGCGACCGTCGTCGCCGCCGACGCGGAGCACCCCGTGCTCGGGGCGGTGATGTCATGGGACCGCCCGTCGGTGATCGTGCTGACGCGGTACGTGCGCATCCCGCACACGCGGCAGATCCCCGTCTCGCGGCGCGGCGTCATGCGGCGTGACTCGCATCGTTGCGCCTACTGCGGGCGGTCGGCGACGACGATCGACCACGTGCAGCCGCGGTCACGGGGTGGGGCGGACAGCTGGGAGAACCTCGTCGCGTGCTGCCTCAAGTGCAACAACCTCAAGAGCGACCGCACCCCGCACGAGATGGGCTGGGAGCTGCTCTTCACGCCGAAGCCGCCGCACGGGGTCGGCTGGGTCGTGCGCGGCATGGAGCGGACGCAGGCGGACTGGGACGAGTACCTCGCGGCCGCGTGA
- a CDS encoding phosphatase PAP2 family protein, which produces MPTAAENARTTRYDRQIGRRDLTEWRSAAGQRLASRHKTVAQKVGARRALVATLAVGGGIAIAATAGAAYIYDGVTGRDGIESLDRPALERAKKLRSPATNGAAAAIAHVFGPVVLPAVTVGAAAAFGFRDRHPSPVALVVAAGAGSLAMTVVGKKLIKRNRPDRHEAIPPYEKSPSFPSGHTLNTTTILGVLAYLLALRQEKQAPQVALVGAAAGTAGVVGLSRVLLGAHWFTDVAVGWVSGIGWLSLIVTSHRLYLSTQDDDDVHE; this is translated from the coding sequence ATGCCGACCGCCGCAGAGAACGCCCGCACGACCCGCTACGACCGGCAGATCGGCCGTCGCGATCTCACCGAGTGGCGGTCCGCCGCCGGCCAGCGGCTCGCGTCGCGGCACAAGACCGTCGCGCAGAAGGTCGGCGCGCGCCGCGCCCTCGTCGCGACGCTCGCCGTCGGGGGCGGCATCGCGATCGCGGCCACCGCCGGGGCCGCCTACATCTACGACGGCGTGACGGGCCGCGACGGCATCGAGAGCCTCGACCGACCGGCGCTCGAGCGAGCGAAGAAGCTCCGCTCGCCGGCGACGAACGGCGCGGCCGCCGCCATCGCCCACGTCTTCGGACCCGTCGTCCTGCCCGCCGTCACCGTCGGAGCCGCCGCGGCCTTCGGCTTCCGGGACCGCCACCCCAGCCCCGTCGCCCTCGTCGTGGCGGCCGGTGCGGGCTCCCTCGCCATGACGGTCGTGGGCAAGAAGCTCATCAAGCGCAACCGGCCCGACCGGCACGAAGCCATCCCGCCGTACGAGAAGTCCCCGTCGTTCCCGTCGGGCCACACCCTGAACACGACCACGATCCTCGGCGTGCTCGCCTACCTCCTCGCCCTCCGACAGGAGAAGCAGGCGCCGCAGGTCGCCCTCGTCGGCGCCGCGGCCGGGACGGCCGGCGTCGTGGGGCTGTCCCGCGTGTTGCTCGGGGCCCACTGGTTCACCGACGTGGCCGTCGGCTGGGTCAGCGGCATCGGCTGGCTCTCGCTGATCGTCACCAGCCACCGCCTCTACCTCAGCACCCAGGACGACGACGACGTCCACGAGTGA
- a CDS encoding LacI family DNA-binding transcriptional regulator codes for MPGPRSPRRRATIHDVAAEAGISRGTVSRVLNNEPYVSHQAREAVEAAVAKVGYVRNAAARNLVTQRSRAIALIVHEPHSVVLDDPNIGNILIGTNAVLSQADHQLVTLMIDSQRDSDRVVEYLRGGFVDGAIILSARTGDPISQAVAELGLAASFVGHPSDAPDIPFIGIDNQAAAEAIVRRLVSTGRTRVGMLASGLDRDSGEDRLAGFRAALGDLFDPDLVVRNPFYSYAAGVNGMTELLARDARVDGVFAASDAVAAGALDVLHRRGISVPDDLGIVGFDDSSWALRCTPPLSTVRQPAEELGRRAARQVLDQLGGADGTRTGVLLPTEIMWRESA; via the coding sequence ATGCCCGGTCCGAGATCTCCGCGTCGGCGTGCCACGATCCACGACGTGGCCGCCGAGGCCGGCATCTCCCGGGGCACCGTGTCGCGCGTGCTGAACAACGAACCGTACGTCTCGCACCAGGCGCGCGAGGCCGTCGAGGCCGCCGTGGCCAAGGTGGGCTACGTCCGCAACGCGGCGGCGCGCAACCTCGTCACCCAGCGGTCACGAGCGATCGCGTTGATCGTCCACGAGCCTCACTCGGTCGTGCTCGACGATCCCAACATCGGCAACATCTTGATCGGCACCAACGCCGTGCTGTCGCAAGCCGACCACCAACTCGTCACGCTGATGATCGACTCCCAGCGCGACAGCGACCGCGTGGTCGAGTACCTGCGCGGCGGCTTCGTCGACGGGGCGATCATCCTGTCCGCCCGGACGGGCGACCCCATCTCTCAGGCCGTCGCCGAGCTCGGGCTGGCGGCCTCGTTCGTCGGCCACCCGAGTGACGCTCCCGACATCCCGTTCATCGGCATCGACAACCAGGCCGCCGCCGAGGCGATCGTGCGCCGACTCGTCTCGACGGGACGCACCCGGGTCGGCATGCTCGCCTCCGGACTCGACCGCGACTCGGGCGAGGACCGCCTCGCAGGTTTCCGTGCCGCGCTCGGCGACCTCTTCGACCCGGACCTCGTGGTGCGCAACCCGTTCTACAGCTACGCGGCCGGCGTCAACGGCATGACGGAGTTGCTCGCGCGGGACGCCCGCGTCGACGGGGTCTTCGCGGCGTCGGACGCCGTCGCCGCCGGGGCCCTCGACGTCCTCCACCGGCGCGGGATCTCGGTGCCCGACGACCTCGGGATCGTCGGCTTCGACGACAGCTCCTGGGCACTGCGCTGCACGCCGCCCCTCTCGACCGTGCGCCAGCCCGCCGAGGAGCTGGGCCGGCGGGCCGCCCGCCAGGTACTCGACCAACTCGGCGGGGCCGACGGGACGCGCACCGGGGTCCTGCTGCCGACCGAGATCATGTGGCGCGAGAGCGCCTGA
- a CDS encoding DUF3027 domain-containing protein has translation MPEAATRTPWSELARRALTEITPDETIGAEADPVDDEPGVTSVRFATLLPGYPGWHWTVSVAHLDGEEPSVLEAELMPGDGALLAPDWVPWADRLAEMKAQEAHDGDEDDDESDEDDEDEDDDEPDDSDGVHGSIVHGGDVDGVDIDDLVDDSDGDDASNGDDDSDGDDDDSGRANAPVVPAAHPEADLDDDSHDDDWDGEDEDPLSRRRK, from the coding sequence ATGCCTGAGGCCGCCACGCGCACGCCCTGGTCCGAGCTCGCCCGCCGCGCCCTGACCGAGATCACGCCCGACGAGACCATCGGCGCCGAGGCCGACCCGGTCGACGACGAGCCCGGCGTCACGTCGGTGCGCTTCGCGACACTGCTCCCCGGCTACCCGGGCTGGCACTGGACGGTCAGCGTCGCCCACCTCGACGGTGAAGAGCCCTCGGTGCTCGAGGCCGAGCTGATGCCCGGCGACGGCGCCCTGCTCGCCCCGGACTGGGTGCCGTGGGCCGACCGCCTCGCCGAGATGAAAGCCCAGGAGGCGCACGACGGCGACGAGGACGACGACGAGTCCGACGAAGACGACGAGGACGAGGACGACGACGAGCCGGACGACTCGGACGGCGTGCACGGTTCGATCGTGCACGGCGGCGACGTGGACGGCGTCGACATCGACGACCTCGTCGACGACTCCGACGGTGACGACGCCTCGAACGGTGACGATGACTCCGACGGTGACGACGACGACTCCGGCCGGGCGAACGCGCCCGTCGTGCCGGCCGCGCACCCCGAGGCGGACCTCGACGACGACTCGCACGACGACGACTGGGACGGCGAGGACGAGGACCCGCTGAGCAGGCGACGGAAGTAG
- a CDS encoding VOC family protein, which yields MTAIGPDFISLQVRDVERSAAFYEEHLGLTRQDGPPHAVVFATTPIAFAVRGPLPGVDLDAAPLGRGVGLWLLAPDAQAIHDALVAAGVEIATSPVDGPFGRTFTFVDPDGYQVTLHDRA from the coding sequence ATGACCGCCATCGGTCCCGACTTCATCTCCCTCCAGGTCCGCGACGTCGAGCGCTCGGCAGCCTTCTACGAAGAGCACCTCGGCCTCACCCGGCAGGACGGCCCGCCGCACGCGGTCGTCTTCGCCACGACGCCGATCGCCTTCGCCGTGCGCGGCCCGCTGCCCGGCGTCGACCTCGACGCGGCCCCGCTCGGTCGCGGCGTCGGCCTCTGGCTGCTCGCCCCCGACGCGCAGGCCATCCACGACGCCCTGGTCGCCGCCGGCGTCGAGATCGCCACCTCACCGGTCGACGGCCCTTTCGGCCGCACCTTCACCTTCGTCGACCCCGACGGCTACCAGGTCACCCTGCACGACCGCGCGTGA
- a CDS encoding sensor histidine kinase, giving the protein MTTAVGTVRYHDRHAADADHFVVVILGALLAVTAAALTLTPARRPCPPPALAGLALGTVALVLLAPSTAWSVVPLVVLLQVTTPVVVATISGGAAVSAVVVAVPRLAGARDDVGLVLGCALAGLVFLLAVALARAALDARARTVRELTATRALVSAAERRADRLEARRHLAGELHDTVVQSVAGALFLADAAERTGEGRHAEDARRALRVAVSDTRALVHELESGSVQEAAAGFEGELAEAAARVGASCEVTGEPRALPAESSLAVLRAAQGALGNAERHARATCVALELRYDEHGVVLRVSDDGVGFDPRATRPGGPDGGHGLSIMRRRLAAVGGALTIGSDACGTVVEVVVPWVES; this is encoded by the coding sequence GTGACCACCGCCGTCGGCACGGTCCGCTACCACGACCGTCACGCCGCCGATGCGGACCACTTCGTCGTCGTGATCCTGGGGGCGCTCCTGGCCGTCACGGCGGCGGCGCTCACCCTGACCCCCGCGCGGAGGCCGTGCCCGCCACCGGCCCTGGCCGGTCTCGCGCTCGGCACGGTCGCCCTCGTCCTGCTCGCGCCCAGCACCGCCTGGAGCGTCGTCCCGCTCGTCGTCCTCCTCCAGGTGACGACTCCCGTCGTCGTCGCGACGATCTCCGGAGGCGCGGCGGTGTCGGCCGTCGTCGTGGCGGTACCGCGCCTGGCCGGCGCGCGCGACGACGTCGGGCTCGTGCTGGGCTGTGCGCTCGCAGGCCTCGTCTTCCTGCTCGCGGTGGCACTCGCCCGGGCCGCGCTCGACGCCCGTGCTCGCACGGTCCGCGAGCTGACGGCCACGCGCGCCCTGGTCTCGGCGGCCGAGCGACGTGCCGATCGTCTCGAGGCCCGACGTCATCTCGCCGGCGAGCTGCACGACACGGTGGTGCAGTCCGTCGCCGGTGCCCTCTTCCTCGCCGACGCCGCCGAGCGCACGGGCGAGGGGAGGCACGCGGAGGACGCGCGCCGGGCGCTCCGGGTCGCGGTCTCGGACACCCGGGCGCTCGTCCACGAACTCGAGTCGGGGTCGGTTCAGGAGGCGGCGGCCGGCTTCGAGGGCGAGCTCGCCGAGGCGGCCGCTCGGGTGGGTGCCTCCTGTGAGGTGACCGGAGAGCCGCGAGCGCTTCCTGCCGAGTCGTCCCTCGCGGTGCTGAGGGCCGCCCAGGGGGCGCTCGGCAACGCGGAGCGACATGCGAGGGCCACCTGCGTCGCGCTCGAGCTCCGGTACGACGAGCACGGGGTCGTGCTGCGGGTCAGCGACGACGGCGTCGGCTTCGATCCCCGTGCCACGCGACCTGGCGGGCCCGACGGTGGGCACGGGCTCTCGATCATGCGGCGACGCCTCGCGGCGGTGGGCGGTGCGCTCACCATCGGGTCCGATGCGTGCGGGACGGTCGTCGAGGTGGTCGTGCCGTGGGTGGAGTCGTGA
- the serC gene encoding phosphoserine transaminase, which produces MADIRIPTDLLPTDGRFGCGPSKVRAAQLEHLVTAGASVLGTSHRQAPVKDLVGRVRAELGELFRLPDGYEVVLGNGGSTAFWDAAAFGLVEKRAENLSFGEFGSKFAKANAAPWLEAPHVVTAEGGSLAEVEVLEGVDVYAWPHNETSTGVMAPVTRVAGDLGALTVVDATSAAGGIDVDASQADVYYFAPQKNFASDGGLWFALFSPAAIERVERIAASGRYIPEFLSLKNAVDNSRLDQTLNTPALTTLLLLEDQTRWMLENGGLAWADARTRESSSALYDWATASEYATPFVVDPSHRSQVVATIDFAESIDAAAIAKVLRANGIVDTEPYRKLGRNQLRVATFTAIEPDDVRQLIRSIEFVVDAL; this is translated from the coding sequence ATGGCGGACATCCGGATTCCCACTGACCTCTTGCCCACCGACGGCCGCTTCGGCTGCGGCCCCTCGAAGGTGCGGGCCGCCCAGCTCGAGCACCTCGTCACCGCCGGGGCCTCGGTCCTCGGCACCTCGCACCGCCAGGCGCCGGTGAAGGACCTGGTCGGCCGCGTCCGCGCCGAACTCGGCGAGCTCTTCCGCCTGCCCGACGGCTACGAGGTCGTGCTGGGCAACGGCGGCTCGACCGCCTTCTGGGACGCCGCGGCGTTCGGCCTCGTCGAGAAGCGCGCCGAGAACCTCTCGTTCGGCGAGTTCGGGTCGAAGTTCGCCAAGGCCAACGCGGCCCCCTGGCTCGAGGCCCCCCACGTGGTCACCGCCGAGGGCGGCTCGTTGGCCGAGGTGGAGGTGCTCGAGGGCGTCGACGTCTACGCCTGGCCGCACAACGAGACCTCGACCGGCGTCATGGCACCGGTCACCCGGGTCGCCGGCGACCTCGGTGCCCTCACCGTCGTCGACGCGACGAGCGCGGCGGGCGGCATCGACGTCGACGCCTCGCAGGCCGACGTCTACTACTTCGCCCCGCAGAAGAACTTCGCGAGCGACGGCGGCCTCTGGTTCGCGCTCTTCTCCCCCGCGGCGATCGAGCGCGTCGAGCGGATCGCCGCCAGCGGCCGTTACATCCCCGAGTTCCTCAGCCTCAAGAACGCCGTCGACAACTCGCGGCTCGACCAGACGTTGAACACGCCCGCCCTGACGACCCTGCTGCTGCTCGAGGACCAGACCCGCTGGATGCTCGAGAACGGCGGACTCGCCTGGGCCGACGCCCGCACGCGCGAGTCGTCGTCGGCGCTGTACGACTGGGCCACCGCCTCCGAGTACGCGACCCCGTTCGTCGTCGACCCGTCGCACCGTTCCCAGGTCGTGGCGACCATCGACTTCGCCGAGTCGATCGACGCCGCCGCGATCGCGAAGGTGCTCCGCGCCAACGGCATCGTCGACACCGAGCCCTACCGCAAGCTCGGCCGCAACCAGTTGCGCGTCGCGACCTTCACGGCCATCGAGCCCGACGACGTCCGCCAGCTGATCCGGTCGATCGAGTTCGTCGTCGACGCCCTCTGA
- a CDS encoding GlcG/HbpS family heme-binding protein, protein MRLPRTTLVTLAALAVAVTAGCTSTSSPSPDSSTARLASTVTEGSVVQAQRLSSSEAMKAASAALAAAEADGTGFVSVSVVDRNGQLQAYVRGENAAAHTLDASREKAYTAAAFGAATSELAERASGDGAGLRDLDGTLFLAGGVPVKAGEASIGGIGVGGAPSGNKDQEYAQAGLDAIAE, encoded by the coding sequence ATGCGCCTCCCCCGCACCACTCTCGTCACCCTCGCCGCCCTCGCCGTGGCCGTCACGGCCGGCTGCACCTCGACGTCCTCGCCGAGCCCGGACTCCTCGACCGCGCGACTCGCCTCGACGGTCACCGAGGGCTCGGTCGTCCAGGCGCAGAGGCTGAGCTCGTCCGAGGCGATGAAGGCCGCGTCCGCCGCTCTCGCCGCCGCCGAAGCGGACGGAACGGGTTTCGTCAGCGTCTCGGTCGTCGACCGGAACGGCCAGCTCCAGGCCTACGTCCGGGGCGAGAACGCCGCCGCCCACACCCTCGACGCCTCTCGCGAGAAGGCCTACACGGCCGCCGCGTTCGGTGCCGCCACGTCCGAGCTCGCCGAGCGGGCCAGCGGCGACGGTGCCGGGCTGCGCGACCTCGACGGCACCCTCTTCCTCGCAGGGGGCGTCCCGGTCAAGGCCGGCGAGGCCTCGATCGGGGGCATCGGCGTCGGCGGCGCCCCCTCGGGCAACAAGGACCAGGAGTACGCCCAGGCCGGGCTCGACGCGATCGCCGAGTGA